The Capsicum annuum cultivar UCD-10X-F1 unplaced genomic scaffold, UCD10Xv1.1 ctg74059, whole genome shotgun sequence genome contains a region encoding:
- the LOC124894434 gene encoding F-box/kelch-repeat protein At3g23880-like: protein MLPADKLNGENNGIKQKNSESGEQNNGLINQEDMEKLELEEQTSSETEVFDLSRKHPVSDEASHQHLNQSHPTNLYWPTEIVTEILSRLPVKSLLRFKSVLKSWSSLICSPEFTKYHLSLSANNNKDYTNHSVLWRIAQPKLNLEESLVMEETNLDYHMKNSGIACVIEGSVNGLICLVNEAKELFRWNPAVTKYKKLPDFSTKLKDDGQCTFGFGYDDIHNDYKPKGRFLANSTLFSESAAVNWLRNSFQPYFVRFHKMNKGNYKIQGGKYCDYCNCASDDFYEFDFMYSAKDI from the exons ATGCTACCTGCAGATAAACTAAATGGAGAGAATAATGGAATAAAGCAAAAAAATTCAGAATCCGGTGAACAAAATAATGGATTAATCAATCAAGAAGACATGGAAAAGCTGGAACTAGAGGAACAAACTAGTTCTGAAACTGAGGTTTTTGACTTATCAAGAAAACACCCGGTATCTGATGAAGCCTCCCATCAACACCTAAATCAAAGCCACCCCACAAATCTTTATTGGCCAACTGAAATCGTTACTGAAATTCTCTCAAGGCTTCCAGTTAAATCACTCTTGCGATTCAAGTCTGTTTTAAAATCTTGGAGTTCTTTGATTTGTAGCCCTGAGTTTACCAAATATCATCTAAGTTTATCAGCTAATAATAACAAAGACTACACTAACCATAGTGTTTTGTGGAGGATAGCCCAACCAAAACTCAACCTTGAAGAAAGTCTTGTTATGGAGGAAACTAACTTGGATTATCACATGAAAAACTCTGGTATAGCTTGTGTGATTGAGGGTTCTGTAAATGGATTGATTTGTCTTGTAAATGAGGCAAAGGAATTGTTTCGATGGAACCCAGCAGTAACAAAGTATAAGAAGTTGCCTGATTTTAGTACTAAATTGAAGGATGATGGTCAATGCAcatttggttttggatatgatgATATTCATAATGATTATAAG CCTAAAGGACGATTCTTGGCGAACAGTACATTGTTCTCGGAGAGTGCCGCGGTTAATTGGTTAAG GAATTCTTTCCAACCTTACTTTGTCCGCTTTCACAAAATGAACAAAGGAAACTACAAGATCCAAGGCGGCAAATATTGTGATTATTGCAACTGTGCAAGTGATGATTTCTATGAGTTCGATTTTATGTATTCTGCAAAGGACATATAA